From the Manihot esculenta cultivar AM560-2 chromosome 3, M.esculenta_v8, whole genome shotgun sequence genome, one window contains:
- the LOC110611624 gene encoding F-box protein At3g62230 has product MDNDNLDMFSRLTSSLLVLIVSYLPFKEAARTSVLSKQWRNVWRETTYLEFDEKSFVNLEETDENQRIQRSFFFDFIRQFLANYPRTPIQKFSLTCSKPEGFLADIQNFVIFAISRNVKDLELDFSDPIWREEDDPKNHPAAVELPFQVYQHLGLESLKLISCNFDLSRFSNSTTLKGVSLVWVDMSLASIEILLLRFPFLESLSLKKCWNIHHVEITVPNLRLKNLVLDKCHFNRNYYYIDGPTLRFLKFSGRVGIFQLVNLTQIEEADLDFGMEPEFDDIGILLYYFLEAVCAAKVLTLCSVLLQEIVPTSHEPVRLRAPLAVRHLILKTAMHPNEFYGVRFMFRNCPKLEILTFEICPAKIFPDYEPPFELNPSEFWSEEIWVQMCMKKSLKVINVKGFKGTPNELYILRYIIMCARKLRKVNFYVFDGDDLEEIWEKFCYLRQVPSSSKNLKTHIQLISMDT; this is encoded by the exons atggACAATGATAATCTAGATATGTTCTCAAGGCTCACAAGCTCTCTCCTTGTTCTGATTGTTAGCTATTTGCCTTTCAAAGAAGCAGCAAGAACAAGCGTCCTGTCGAAGCAGTGGCGCAACGTTTGGCGTGAGACCACATACCTGGAGTTTGATGAGAAATCCTTTGTGAATCTTGAAGAAACTGATGAGAATCAGAGAATTCAAAGGAGTTTTTTCTTTGATTTCATCAGGCAATTCCTAGCAAACTACCCTCGAACGCCTATTCAGAAATTCTCACTGACTTGTTCAAAACCAGAGGGTTTCCTTGCAGACATCCAAAACTTTGTCATTTTCGCCATTTCAAGAAACGTCAAGGACCTAGAACTCGACTTCTCTGATCCTATCTGGAGAGAAGAAGACGATCCTAAGAATCATCCAGCAGCAGTTGAATTGCCTTTCCAGGTTTATCAACATCTGGGTCTTGAGTCTTTGAAATTAATTTCATGCAATTTTGATTTATCCAGGTTCAGCAATTCTACCACCCTGAAAGGGGTTTCTttagtatgggtagatatgagTTTGGCTTCTATCGAAATCTTGTTGCTGAGATTCCCATTTCTAGAGAGTCTGAGTTTGAAGAAGTGTTGGAACATCCATCACGTCGAGATCACCGTGCCAAACCTGAGGCTGAAGAATCTAGTTCTTGACAAGTGCCATTTCAATCGAAATTACTACTACATTGATGGACCAACGTTACGGTTCTTAAAGTTCTCAGGCAGAGTTGGTATCTTTCAGTTAGTTAATCTAACTCAAATAGAAGAGGCTGATCTTGACTTTGGGATGGAGCCCGAGTTTGATGATATTGGTATACTTCTTTATTATTTCCTGGAAGCGGTTTGTGCTGCTAAAGTTTTGACTCTGTGCAGTGTCCTTCTTCAG GAA ATTGTTCCCACTAGTCATGAACCAGTGAGGTTGCGAGCCCCGCTAGCTGTCCGCCATCTGATCTTGAAAACTGCAATGCACCCCAATGAGTTTTATGGGGTGAGGTTCATGTTCAGGAATTGCCCAAAACTTGAGATCCTCACCTTTGAAATATGCCCTGCAAAAATTTTTCCT GATTACGAACCTCCCTTTGAATTAAATCCTTCAGAATTTTGGTCAGAGGAGATATGGGTCCAAATGTGCATGAAGAAAAGTCTTAAAGTGATAAATGTAAAGGGCTTCAAAGGCACACCAAATGAATTGTATATTCTAAGATACATAATCATGTGTGCTCGCAAACTTagaaaagtaaatttttatGTCTTTGATGGAGATGACCTTGAAGAAATTTGGGAGAAATTTTGTTATTTGAGACAGGTTCCTAGCTCTTCAAAGAATCTAAAAACTCACATTCAACTTATTAGCATGGATACATAA